Proteins encoded by one window of Lycium barbarum isolate Lr01 chromosome 11, ASM1917538v2, whole genome shotgun sequence:
- the LOC132619606 gene encoding uncharacterized protein LOC132619606, whose translation MRIKNYVNGPCSIMGDFDSILEAVEKKGGVPYNLNKSTDFRTCMDDTGMTDLGFTGYPFTWCNGRGRSKRISKRLDRIMANEEWTDMFQSNRVDHRAKTSSDHSLMLFRIGENNQDYIKYFRFLNFWTFQRDYEETVQEAWNIEVHSNQLWTLQQKLKNLARVLSKWSREKIGDVFATVKLLKTDICRLEEEYGADDSDTNRQALYKAQAEYIKWLKMQDSILKQKARIKWFEEGDSNTKYFYSVIEGNEDIFNAAVEHFSSLFTHFPSDNDLSILNWIDTSITEEENSFMCSIPEDEEIKGAVFSVDPNSAAGPDGYNGHFYHATWNIIQLEVCNFVKAFFTGTFLTKYYTHTNLVLIPKVPSPTTLDHLRPISLCNVSNKIISKIATLLPKLISDNQSGFVKGRLITENILLTQEIVHGMKQANQGGNVIIKLDMSKAYDKL comes from the exons ATGAGAATCAAGAATTATGTTAATGGACCTTGTTCCATCATGGGGGATTTCGATTCAATCTTAGAAGCTGTTGAAAAGAAAGGAGGTGTGCCATACAACCTTAATAAGAGCACTGATTTTAGAACTTGTATGGATGACACTGGTATGACTGACTTAGGCTTCACCGGCTATCCATTCACTTGGTGCAATGGTAGAGGCAGAAGTAAAAGAATCAGCAAAAGGCTTGACAGAATTATGGCAAATGAAGAATGGACAGACATGTTTCAATCCAATAGAGTAGATCATAGAGCCAAAACAAGCTCAGATCACAGTCTCATGCTGTTCAGAATTGGCGAGAACAACCAAGATTACATCAAATATTTCAGATTCTTAAACTTCTGGACCTTTCAAAGAGACTATGAAGAGACTGTACAAGAAGCTTGGAACATTGAAGTTCATAGCAATCAGCTTTGGACCTTACAGCAAAAACTGAAGAATTTGGCTAGAGTGTTGAGCAAGTGGTCTCGGGAAAAAATTGGAGATGTATTTGCTACGGTTAAACTACTAAAAACTGACATATGCAGACTGGAGGAAGAATATGGAGCAGATGACTCTGATACAAATAGACAAGCCCTCTATAAGGCCCAGGCTGAATATATTAAATGGCTCAAAATGCAAGACTCTATTCTTAAACAAAAAGCCAGAATAAAATGGTTTGAGGAAGGGGATTCTAACACCAAGTACTTTTACAGTGTT ATTGAGGGCAATGAAGATATTTTTAACGCTGCTGTGGAGCACTTCAGTAGCCTTTTCACCCATTTTCCTAGTGATAATGATTTATCCATATTGAACTGGATTGACACTTCTATCACTGAGGAAGAAAACAGCTTTATGTGCTCTATCCCCGAAGATGAAGAAATCAAAGGTGCTGTTTTTTCCGTTGACCCAAACAGCGCTGCTGGCCCTGATGGGTATAATGGACACTTTTATCACGCTACTTGGAACATTATTCAACTTGAAGTTTGCAACTTTGTCAAAGCCTTTTTCACTGGCACCTTCCTTACCAAATACTATACCCACACCAACCTTGTTCTCATCCCTAAAGTACCATCACCTACTACCCTGGATCATCTAAGACCTATTAGCCTTTGCAATGTCTCCAATAAAATTATCTCAAAGATTGCCACCCTTTTGCCCAAACTCATCTCAGATAACCAATCAGGATTTGTTAAGGGGAGACTCATCACAGAAAACATCTTACTCACTCAAGAGATAGTCCATGGTATGAAACAAGCCAACCAGGGGGGAAACGTCATCATCAAACTGGATATGTCTAAAGCTTATGACAAACTTTAG
- the LOC132619608 gene encoding uncharacterized protein LOC132619608, with product MTIEGMQMWLAKWSPDWRPEIDSPIVPVWVLLPELPFHCHASFYIRQILNPIGIPIGMDNVAGGRTRPGMAKVRVEIDLTKPRIHKLWIGVEEENSPLKGFYQKLEYETMPKYCTHCSLLGHAIDECRVLARKKKLEEENQLAAKRKDNNNKNKEGKTEDKNSNQGIASTKKDHTKHPDNFDTVNEQRGGKALTVEKGQTSGSMIDQGKNKKSKNQGQTVHKYVGNSNFRATTMEPRITADAEIPVATEAIETNEDKITRKTNEVTHEEQGKIAKKKAKNKKRKLYRKSSLMKVKNMILTKYPPKHATDGTNTATRGDKRHDKHP from the coding sequence ATGACTATTGAGGGGATGCAGATGTGGTTAGCTAAATGGTCTCCTGATTGGAGACCGGAGATCGATAGCCCGATAGTTCCAGTTTGGGTTCTCTTACCAGAACTCCCTTTTCACTGTCACGCTTCGTTCTATATTAGGCAAATCCTTAACCCAATTGGTATACCAATTGGAATGGACAATGTCGCTGGAGGTAGAACTCGACCCGGTATGGCAAAGGTAAGAGTTGAGATAGACCTCACTAAACCTAGAATTCACAAACTTTGGATTGGAGTTGAAGAGGAAAATAGCCCTTTAAAAGGCTTCTACCAGAAACTTGAGTATGAAACCATGCCTAAATATTGCACCCATTGCAGTTTATTGGGACATGCTATTGATGAATGCAGAGTTTTGGCAAGAAAGAAAAAACTAGAAGAGGAAAATCAATTAGCTGCCAAAAGAAAGGACAATAATAACAAGAATAAGGAGGGTAAAACGGAAGACAAAAATAGCAACCAAGGAATTGCCAGCACAAAGAAAGACCATACCAAACATCCTGATAATTTTGACACTGTCAATGAGCAAAGAGGTGGAAAGGCTCTTACTGTTGAGAAAGGACAGACTAGTGGGTCTATGATAGATCAGGGAAAAAACAAGAAGAGTAAGAATCAAGGCCAGACAGTGCATAAATATGTAGGGAACAGCAATTTCCGTGCTACTACTATGGAACCAAGAATCACTGCTGATGCTGAGATACCAGTGGCTACTGAAGCTATTGAGACCAATGAAGACAAGATAACAAGAAAAACCAATGAAGTCACTCATGAGGAACAGGGCAAAATCGCTAAGAAAAAAGCTAAGAACAAAAAAAGGAAACTGTATAGGAAAAGCAGCCTCATGAAGGTCAAGAATATGATTTTGACCAAATATCCTCCAAAACATGCTACAGATGGAACCAATACTGCTACAAGAGGAGACAAAAGACATGACAAACACCCCTAA